The Gammaproteobacteria bacterium genome has a window encoding:
- a CDS encoding endonuclease/exonuclease/phosphatase family protein encodes MPNISSGKHSFDLQKPPMDRLFETPTHKKPIKQLKLLSYNIQVGMASSRYRHYFTHSWKHFLPHAKNLGNLEHIAHMVSEFDLVALQEVDAGSIRSHDINQIEFLAQRGHFPFWYYQTNRNLGRIAQNSNGFLARIRPTKVEEHKLPGVIRGRGAIIAHYGLPEQPMVIVVAHLALGKRTRQLQIDYLSELVQDYEHVVLMGDLNCQVNSSEMDSLLKKTQLCVPEVQPKTFPSWRPTRSLDHILVTPSLHSGQLEVIDFNMSDHLPVAVAVNIPETVKIQA; translated from the coding sequence TTGCCAAATATAAGCTCAGGAAAGCACTCTTTTGATCTACAAAAGCCACCGATGGATCGGTTATTTGAAACACCTACGCACAAAAAACCTATTAAGCAACTTAAACTATTGAGTTACAACATACAGGTTGGTATGGCTTCCAGTCGGTACAGACACTATTTCACTCATAGCTGGAAGCATTTTCTGCCACATGCTAAAAACCTCGGTAACCTTGAACATATCGCCCACATGGTCAGTGAATTTGATCTAGTTGCATTACAGGAGGTGGATGCGGGCAGTATTCGGAGTCATGATATCAATCAGATCGAATTTTTGGCGCAGCGGGGGCACTTTCCTTTCTGGTACTATCAAACAAACCGAAACTTAGGGCGTATTGCTCAAAATAGTAATGGTTTTCTGGCACGTATTCGCCCGACAAAAGTAGAAGAGCATAAACTCCCTGGTGTGATACGTGGACGCGGTGCCATCATTGCTCATTACGGTTTACCTGAACAACCTATGGTTATCGTTGTAGCTCACTTAGCGCTGGGTAAACGTACTCGCCAATTGCAAATTGATTATCTGAGTGAGCTTGTTCAAGATTATGAGCATGTCGTTTTGATGGGGGATCTAAACTGTCAAGTAAATAGCAGTGAAATGGACAGTTTACTGAAAAAAACGCAGCTCTGTGTACCAGAGGTTCAACCAAAAACATTTCCCAGCTGGCGACCCACACGCAGCCTTGACCATATTTTAGTCACCCCATCACTTCATTCAGGCCAACTGGAAGTCATTGACTTTAATATGTCAGACCACCTTCCTGTTGCCGTGGCCGTTAATATTCCCGAAACAGTTAAAATTCAGGCGTAG
- a CDS encoding acetolactate synthase large subunit, whose translation MKAAELFIKNLENEGVEYIFGIPGEENLALMDALLESDIQFITTRHEQGAAFMADVYGRLTGRPGVCLATLGPGATNLLTGVADANMDYAPLIAIAGQAGTDRLHKISHQVLDLQNIFRPVTKYSAQLVSPNIISEVVRKAFKLAQTEKTGACFIEFPENIADMEADDVMLIPAHQSKMPEPSADRVQRAAKIISEARNPLILAGNGVIRGKASTQLAHFAEKLNIPVANTFMAKGVIPFQHPMALGTAGLQTRDYTSCGFQDADVIICIGYDLVEYHPHLWHKTRDRTLIHIDMSPAEVDSSYVVNIGVVGNIGDSLNRIADIAKPQSGDLHRPLREALIHEMNHHSDDLSFPVKPQKIIWDLRTALDKKDIVICDVGAHKMWMARMFRCELPNTCIISNGFASMGIAVPGTIGAHLAFPDRKIIAVTGDAGFMMNSQEIETALRYKIPIVILIWNDSSYGLIEWKQRKAYGRISHVKFNNPDFVTYAESFGAKGYRVEKTEELLPLIKQALMDDTVSVIDCPVDYGENAKLMEIMGETVCQI comes from the coding sequence ATGAAAGCTGCAGAGCTGTTTATAAAAAACCTCGAAAATGAAGGTGTCGAGTATATATTTGGTATTCCCGGTGAAGAGAACCTGGCACTTATGGATGCACTGCTGGAGTCAGACATCCAGTTTATTACAACGCGTCATGAGCAAGGTGCGGCATTCATGGCGGATGTCTATGGACGACTGACCGGACGGCCCGGTGTATGTTTAGCCACACTCGGGCCTGGTGCCACCAATCTGCTCACAGGCGTTGCCGATGCCAATATGGATTATGCACCCCTGATTGCTATTGCAGGCCAGGCTGGAACAGATCGTCTGCATAAAATTTCTCATCAGGTGCTCGATTTACAAAATATTTTTCGCCCCGTAACAAAATATTCCGCCCAACTTGTCTCCCCAAATATTATTTCAGAAGTGGTGCGTAAAGCATTTAAATTAGCACAAACAGAAAAAACTGGCGCCTGCTTTATCGAATTTCCTGAAAATATTGCGGACATGGAAGCGGATGATGTCATGCTGATTCCTGCTCACCAATCAAAAATGCCTGAACCCTCTGCTGATCGTGTGCAGCGTGCTGCAAAAATAATCTCAGAAGCACGTAACCCTTTAATTCTTGCCGGAAATGGAGTGATTAGAGGAAAAGCATCCACTCAGCTCGCTCATTTTGCAGAAAAATTAAATATACCCGTTGCTAATACTTTTATGGCAAAAGGTGTGATTCCCTTTCAACACCCAATGGCTCTGGGCACTGCCGGTTTACAAACAAGAGACTATACCAGTTGTGGCTTTCAGGATGCGGATGTCATCATCTGTATTGGCTATGATCTCGTCGAATACCACCCTCATTTGTGGCATAAAACACGTGATCGCACGCTGATTCATATTGATATGTCTCCGGCCGAGGTAGACTCCAGTTATGTTGTCAATATCGGTGTCGTCGGCAATATTGGTGACAGTTTAAATCGCATTGCAGACATAGCCAAACCTCAAAGTGGAGATTTGCACCGCCCACTGCGTGAAGCGTTGATCCATGAGATGAATCATCACTCCGATGACCTCTCATTTCCTGTAAAACCTCAAAAAATAATTTGGGATCTGCGCACAGCGCTCGACAAAAAAGATATTGTAATTTGTGATGTGGGCGCACATAAAATGTGGATGGCACGTATGTTTCGCTGCGAGCTTCCCAATACCTGCATTATCTCGAATGGCTTTGCCAGTATGGGTATTGCTGTACCAGGCACCATCGGTGCTCACCTAGCTTTCCCTGACCGTAAAATAATTGCAGTCACAGGAGATGCTGGTTTTATGATGAACTCCCAAGAAATTGAAACCGCATTGCGTTATAAAATACCCATCGTCATACTCATCTGGAACGATAGCAGCTACGGTTTGATTGAGTGGAAGCAGCGAAAAGCATATGGACGCATCAGCCACGTTAAATTTAATAACCCTGATTTTGTCACTTATGCAGAATCTTTTGGTGCAAAAGGTTATCGTGTTGAAAAAACCGAAGAGCTTTTGCCATTAATCAAACAAGCTTTGATGGACGATACTGTAAGCGTTATTGACTGCCCCGTAGATTACGGTGAAAACGCTAAACTTATGGAAATTATGGGAGAAACAGTTTGCCAAATATAA